A DNA window from Helianthus annuus cultivar XRQ/B chromosome 15, HanXRQr2.0-SUNRISE, whole genome shotgun sequence contains the following coding sequences:
- the LOC110910544 gene encoding RING-H2 finger protein ATL16 produces the protein MNKMIHASSPEYSHSSHTGNFPFIAVAIIGICATISFLVFYYIFVIKCCLNWHRIDILRRFSLSRSANNHYHHHHPLVPLSPEHTGLDESVIRSIPIFRFRKHKHSDNECAVCLGEFQEDERLRMIPNCAHVFHIDCIDIWLQNNPNCPLCRNSISVSILLHIPIPEHSPRVRNDEENYVVIELHGDNNGGGDGDEGRDMSRERGNLNSGEPVTRKLTEKFRKRYGYNSSMGDECIGVNTRRKGDDQFVIQPIRRSFSMDSASDRQLFLAVQEIRNSLNHVDVIGVNEEWSSNGNSNNNGNRLRRGFFSFGHARSAILPCHLKP, from the coding sequence atgaACAAAATGATTCATGCATCCTCACCTGAATACTCTCACTCCTCTCATACTGGTAATTTCCCATTCATAGCAGTTGCCATTATTGGCATATGTGCTACAATCTCTTTTCTTGTGTTTTACTACATCTTTGTCATCAAATGCTGCCTAAACTGGCACCGAATCGACATTTTACGCCGCTTTTCGCTATCGCGAAGCGCCAACaatcactaccaccaccaccacccgctTGTCCCTTTGTCCCCGGAGCACACCGGGCTCGATGAGTCCGTTATTCGTTCGATCCCAATCTTTCGTTTTCGGAAACATAAGCATTCGGATAACGAATGCGCGGTGTGCCTAGGGGAGTTTCAAGAAGATGAGAGGCTTCGAATGATACCTAATTGTGCACATGTGTTTCATATTGACTGCATTGATATTTGGTTGCAAAACAACCCGAATTGCCCGCTTTGTCGGAATAGTATTTCCGTTTCGATACTGTTGCATATTCCGATACCCGAGCATTCGCCACGGGTCCGAAATGATGAAGAAAATTATGTTGTTATTGAACTACATGGTGATAataatggtggtggtgatggagatgAGGGGAGAGACATGTCGAGAGAAAGGGGGAATCTAAACTCTGGAGAACCTGTTACTAGAAAACTCACGgaaaagtttagaaaaagataTGGGTATAATTCAAGCATGGGAGATGAATGTATTGGTGTTAATACTAGACGAAAAGGCGATGATCAATTCGTGATTCAACCGATTCGAAGATCGTTTTCTATGGATTCGGCGTCGGACCGACAACTATTTTTGGCCGTTCAAGAAATTAGGAACTCGTTGAATCACGTTGATGTAATTGGAGTAAACGAAGAATGGAGCAGTAACGGTAACAGTAACAATAACGGTAACAGACTTAGACGGGGTTTCTTTTCATTTGGGcatgcaagaagtgcaattttacCATGTCATTTAAAACCATAG